One Schistocerca piceifrons isolate TAMUIC-IGC-003096 chromosome 11, iqSchPice1.1, whole genome shotgun sequence genomic window carries:
- the LOC124720131 gene encoding uncharacterized protein LOC124720131 codes for MGFNEGKEFLLQQRLLKYNTEVRNVCCKMVMKDADYIICICSQLMKKVHMCEEMAPEMVFIDSTGSLDHNGSRVFVLLTPSACGGLPLGIIVTSSESCEVLQIGFQLLKEIVGKDIFGGNIDGPHVFLTDDCKSEQNAIIRSFPRSTIILCIFHVMQAVWRWLIKTKHGIPQDKKMQYFKDFKKIMYSKTKDEATVNYNAAKANICDEHNSYQTYLDGYWERRHLWALPYQTRMLIQGHHTNNFSEAFMRILKD; via the exons ATGGGTTTTAATGAAGGGAAGGAATTCCTGCTGCAACAGAGATTGCTGAAATACAATACAGAAGTTAGGAATGTGTGTTGCAAGATGGTTATGAAAGATGCCGATTATATAATATG cattTGCTCACAATTGATGAAGAAAGTACATATGTGTGAAGAAATGGCACCAGAAATGGTCTTCATTGATTCAACAGGATCTTTAGACCACAATGGCAGTAGAGTTTTTGTGTTACTCACACCCAGTGCATGTGGAGGTTTACCGTTGGGAATTATAGTAACTTCATCAGAAAGCTGTGAAGTTTTGCAAATAGGCTTCCAGCTATTGAAAGAGATAGTAGGAAAAGATATTTTTGGGGGGAACATTGATGGACCACATGTCTTTTTGACTGACGACTGCAAATCGGAACAAAATGCCATTATAAGATCTTTTCCCCGTTCAACAATCATATTGTGCATTTTCCATGTGATGCAGGCAGTGTGGCGGTGGCTTATAAAAACCAAACATGGAATACCGCAGGACAAGAAAATGCAATACTTTAAAGACTTTAAAAAAATCATGTATTCAAAAACCAAAGATGAAGCTACAGTTAATTATAACGCAGCTAAAGCAAATATATGTGACGAACACAACAGTTATCAAACATACTTAGATGGGTATTGGGAAAGACGACACCTATGGGCACTTCCTTATCAAACCCGTATGTTGATACAGGGGCACCACACTAATAACTTCAGTGAAGCGTTCATGAGGATTTTGAAAGACTAA